The sequence AATCGTATTCCATGAATATGGTATCTATCAAATGTGATATATGGAATATATGACAAAGGTGGAGCCTTGGTGTATTTCGACCGATCGGTCATATAGGCCTGAGTTAGACATCAAATAGCTTCAATTTGCATTATCCGTAGGACATCTTATATGTATCAAAATCGATATCAAAATCAAAAAGATGTACAATCCAATTTCTCGATTCAATAGAAGCCCAAAGAGGTGCATATGGTACCCAAATAAGGATAGGATAGATATGTGAAAAGCAGGTCTGATTACGCCTATTCCTAATCCTAAATAGAATGTAAGGACATAGGGATTTCTATGTAAACAGAGTATCCTATTTCCATAGGCTCGAATGACTCCTTCTCATAATAAGAATGTGCACGGTCTGGTCCGGTATGGAATGAACTTATAATCTGATGATCAAGTAGATTCCATGATTATAAGTTCATAACCCTAGCACCCATTCCCATTTTTGGCGGAACAGAtctactaatttttttattccaGTTAGTAAGAGGGATCTTGAACTAAGAAATAGACCTAGCAGCTAAAAGAGGGTATCTTGAGCAATTGCAAGAATGGGGTTCATTGATATTCTTGGTATAGTAGATGCTATCACACATACAGTCATACTCAATTCGATGGAATTGTTTGATCTTAAAGGGGATCTTCTATAATTTTGAACATAAGGGGTTATTTCTTGGTTTCGTCCATTCATTAATAACTTGATTATTTTTAGATAATAGTAGATAGAAAGAACGCTCGTAAGGAGTCCTATTGAAACCAAGAAATATAGGCCTGCTTGCCATCCACACCAGAATAGATAGAGTTTTTCGGAGAAACCTGTTAGTGGAGGAAGGACTCCTAGGGATAAGAGACATAGGGCTAAAGAGAGAGCCAAAAAAGGATCTTTCGTGTATAATCCTGCATAATCTTGAATGTTATCAGTTCCGATACATAGACCAAATAATACAATGCAAGCAAAAGTTCCTAGATTCATGGAGATATAGAACAACATATAAGTTATCATGCTTGCATATCCATCATTTGAGTCTCCAACAATTATTCCAATAATTACATATCCGATTTGCCCTATGGACGAATATGCAAGCATATGTTTCATGCTTGTTTGAGTAATAGCAAGGAGATTCCCCAATATCATGCTAAGAATAACTAGGatttcaagaagaagatgccATTCatttgatgagaaataaaaaggaatatCGTGAATTTGCGTGGCTGAAGTTGAAGCAGCTACTTTCAAAGTAATAGAAAGAAAAGGAACGACTGGAGTGCGGGAGTCAGAGTCGAAAAGAGGATTCCTCGCTTCTTTCTCTCATGCAAAACCGTGCATGAGATTTTCATCTCGCATGGTTCCTAAGTgataaaagaaagaagaacttgtcttctttcttttttgaataCCTTCCTCGTGTATGTATAAGACCGAATCCATTCTTTTTCGAAATCCATTTCGAAAAAGAACTACTAATCCTTAACTTTTCGAGGAATCCTTCATCAGTGGTTGTGAATGACTGACTTTTTCAATCCTTTCGACCTTGGTTCCATAGGAGCAAGTCAGAAAGGTTGAGAAATAGAACCATCTGATTTGATTCATTCCCAATAGCCATGAGATGATCATCTTAGGGTGATCCTTTTGTCAACGGATGCTCCTATTACACTCATAGTCTCTGAAGGATGAGAACTCACTATGTAGCATCTACATCAATAATTCAAGCATTGTATACGTCATTAGTCCGATTCTTTGTAGGAACTACCCGTAATAACGAGCTTGCAAAATGGATCTGTTTATCATAAAGAGATTCGTTGTTCCTAACCCTGCTTCACCTTAATTGTTATTTGAACAAAAAGATCACAATAAACTTTTGGTAAGTGCAATTGAAATTCCTGGGGAGTTATACATTTGTGTATTGATAAGACCATTCACAATTTCTTGAAGCTCGATCTCCCCCACAGATGAACCATATAGCCAAGAGAAACCATGAACCAGAATAGAAGAGCTTGCCCCATCCATGAGTAAATATTTCATAGTAGCCTCATTAGACCGTAGATCTCTCTTGGTATATCCAGACAATAGGTAGGAACATAAACTGAAACATTCTGGAGCTACAAAGATAGTCATTAAATCGTTAGCACCACATAAAAACATTCCCCCTAAAGTAGTTGTTAATACGAATAACATAAACTCTGTTATAGCCATTTCTGTACATTTAATGTACTCTACAGATAGAGGAATACATAAAGTTGaacataataaaataagaaattGAAAGATTTCGTTGAAATTGTTCGTTTGGAAATTTCCCAAAAAGCTAATTTTCACTGACGCGTGTTTTCACTTTGTTATATTAAATTGCATCCATTGGCATTTTAACGCATCTGTTAGCATTTTAACGGGAGCAACATTTTAGCGGGAACAAGCTATGGTGTGAATCTACATTTATATCAGCCTTTTAACatagagaaaaaagaaatataaggATCTTATTTTGGTGTGTACCAGATTATAATGGTATATCAATCAGATACAAATATAGTCGTTGTACAACAAATACAATCATCAATCTTATGAATTTGAGTTGTAGGTTTATTTAAATTAAAGGAGACTAATAGAAAAACGAATTTATAGATTAGACTGAAAGGGAGGGTATTTAGAGAAAAAGATCAACTAACAAGAGACGGCTAGCCCCGCAATTTGCGCGGGTCAATATGCTAGTTTAGAAGATTAATTAAGCAATATTTTTTGGGTTATTAAGCTGTATTGACCGGAGAGCCGGAGAGTGGAAGGTTGTCGCTGGAAACGTGATATACAGAAAAATCACGCTCCAAATTGAAATGGTTGAAACATCCGAGGGCATTACGGGCAAAAGTTGGCAAGCATCTATTCTTTCCCATCCAAACCCGGCGTCGGCTATATAAAGCAAACCACCACCTTCCACTGCTTACGAGGGCAAGTTGTGTAACACTTCTTCCTGCCTTGCGTTCATTCCTTGAAAATATAGCAGCTTCCTTCCCGGCCCGACCGTACTCCCCGGCACATTTTCAGAGGAAAAAGCAAGATGAGTAGGTTGGTGAAAACCCTCCGCACGGAAGAAGAATTGAAAAATAAGTTGAAGTCCCCCGAAAAGCTGGTACTTCAGTTTCCTCTCcagaaaattttaatttacGAAGGCCCTTGTCAATCTCTGTAAAATTCTCTTGGCGTTGTTAATTCCCCTCtctatcttttttctctctattttgcCACGTCCAAATTAAGGTGGTGCTGGAGTTCGTGAAACCGGGCAACCAGGTTTGCGTGTACGTGCAGCCGGAACGGGAGAAAATAGCCGAAGACCTGAAAGAAAAAGCCGATTTCTTCGAGCTCGACGTCGACGAGTtcaaggtatatatatatatacacacacacatatacacacGGTAGCCATCGGTATGTACGGCAATTAATCGTGCGTGTATGCGTGCAGAAATATGCGGAGAAGTTACAAGTGGAGGCGCTGCCGGCGTTCGTGGTGATGCAGAATTTCGTTAAGAAGCGCCATGTGGTTGGGACCGACGACCTCAAGAAAGCCATCGATGAGGTCCACGCTACATTCGGAAGGAAAACGCAAGATGAGACCGCTCCCAAGGACCCTGCAGAAAGGAAAACGCAAGATGAGTCCGCTCCTAAGGACCCTGAACCAGAACAAACCACACCGGGCTCTGGTTCTGTACAACGTCCCGAACCTTCCTCTCGCGAAAATACTACGGTCAAACAACTGCACGAGGTAGATAATAATACCAAATTTTCCCATCTAGTGACCAatggtaaaaatagaaagataaGAATATATAAGTTGGAACAAGACGATGGAACCATAATTGGAGAGGccaatctaaaaatatatatcacaaaGTATTATAAAGGCCTTTTTGCAAATCGGAGCATAATAATTTTGCGATGAATGAATCAATAATCAGTGATATTTCTCAAGTAAATGAAAGCGAAAATGAGATCCTTACCACCCTTGTtggagaggaggaggtgacGAGGGAAAATTTTCAAATGGAGCATAATAAATCTTCAGGCCCCGATAGCTTTCCTGCTGAATTTTACCAAGTGTTTTGGAAAATTATCAAAGACGATCTCATGGCCTTATTCAAGGACTTTCACCGAGGGCAATTATCTATTTTCAGTATAAACTTCAGTATCATTACCCTGTTTCCTAAAAAGAGTAATGCACTGAAGATTGAAGAATATCGTCCGATATACCTCCTTAATGTCagctttaaaattgatttcgaGAAAGCTTATGACAAGGTTAAATGGCGCTACTAAACAATGTGAAGTCAAGTATATACAATTATTTGAATATGTTATTGAATTTTTGCTTATGACAAGGTTAAATGGAGCTGTTCCCACTCAAGATCAAGGTTTTCTTATGGTACTTATATAGAGGTGTTATTTTGACTAAggataatttggcaaaaaaaataGGAAGGGTAGCTTAAAATGTTGCTTttgcaaccaaaacaaaagcactcaacatttgttttttattgttattttgcTAGGTCCATTTGGCATATAATCACTATTCCCTTGGGAATCTAAAAACCTAGATGTATGGG is a genomic window of Phragmites australis chromosome 24, lpPhrAust1.1, whole genome shotgun sequence containing:
- the LOC133907700 gene encoding uncharacterized protein LOC133907700 isoform X1; translated protein: MSRLVKTLRTEEELKNKLKSPEKLVVLEFVKPGNQVCVYVQPEREKIAEDLKEKADFFELDVDEFKKYAEKLQVEALPAFVVMQNFVKKRHVVGTDDLKKAIDEVHATFGRKTQDETAPKDPAERKTQDESAPKDPEPEQTTPGSGSVQRPEPSSRENTTVKQLHEVDNNTKFSHLVTNGKNRKIRIYKLEQDDGTIIGEANLKIYITKYYKGLFANRSIIILR
- the LOC133907700 gene encoding thioredoxin-1-like isoform X2, producing MSRLVKTLRTEEELKNKLKSPEKLVVLEFVKPGNQVCVYVQPEREKIAEDLKEKADFFELDVDEFKKYAEKLQVEALPAFVVMQNFVKKRHVVGTDDLKKAIDEVHATFGRKTQDETAPKDPAERKTQDESAPKDPEPEQTTPGSGSVQRPEPSSRENTTVKQLHEKLVRLISWLVQKNPKREIS